A single genomic interval of Camelina sativa cultivar DH55 chromosome 11, Cs, whole genome shotgun sequence harbors:
- the LOC104724786 gene encoding LOW QUALITY PROTEIN: protein NRT1/ PTR FAMILY 5.2-like (The sequence of the model RefSeq protein was modified relative to this genomic sequence to represent the inferred CDS: inserted 1 base in 1 codon), giving the protein MTVEEVGDDYTKDGTVDLRGNPVRRSIRGRWKACSFVVVYEVFERMAYYGISSNLVIYITTKLHQGTVKSSNNVTNWVGTSWLTPILGAYVADAHLGRYITFVISCAIYFSGMMVLTLSVSIPGLKPPECSAANVEDCKNPSVLQLAVFFGALYTLAIGTGGTKPNISTIGADQFDVFDPKEKIQKLSFFNWWMFSIFFGTLFANTILVYVQDNVGWTLGYGLPTLGLAISISIFLLGTPFYRHKLPAGSPFTKMARVIVASFRKANAPMASGLTSFHELPSLEYERKSTFPIQSTPSLRFLDRASLKTGTNHKWNLCTTTEVEETKQMLRMLPVLFITFVPSMMIAQINTLFVKQGTTLDRKVTGAFSIPPASLSAFVTLSMLISIVIYDRVFVKLTRKYTGNPRGITLLQRMGIGLIFHILIMIIASVTERYRLKIAADHGLIHQTGVKLPLTIFVLLPQFVLMGIADSFLEVAKLEFFYDQAPESMKSLGXSYSTTSLAVGNFMSSFLLSTVSEITKKRGRGWILNNLNESRLDYYYLFFAVLNLVNFVLFLVVVRFYVYRAEVTDSVDVKEEEMKELE; this is encoded by the exons ATGACAGTAGAAGAGGTTGGAGACGACTACACAAAAGATGGAACAGTTGATCTTCGTGGCAATCCTGTTCGAAGGTCCATTAGAGGTCGTTGGAAAGCTTGTTCCTTCGTCGTTG tGTACGAAGTGTTTGAACGAATGGCTTATTACGGGATATCAAGCAACCTAGTGATTTACATAACAACCAAACTGCACCAAGGAACGGTCAAGTCGTCGAACAATGTGACCAATTGGGTTGGGACTAGTTGGCTCACACCAATCTTGGGTGCTTACGTCGCAGACGCTCATCTTGGTCGCTACATCACTTTCGTCATATCTTGTGCTATCTATTTCTCG GGGATGATGGTGTTAACATTATCAGTATCCATACCGGGACTTAAGCCACCAGAATGTTCCGCAGCTAATGTGGAAGATTGCAAAAACCCTTCGGTTCTACAATTAGCAGTCTTCTTTGGAGCGTTATACACATTAGCGATCGGTACGGGCGGTACAAAACCGAACATATCAACCATAGGAGCCGATCAGTTCGATGTGTTCGACCCGAAGGAGAAGATTCAAAAACTATCGTTCTTCAATTGGTGGATGTTTAGTATCTTCTTTGGTACTCTCTTTGCCAACACTATTCTTGTCTATGTTCAAGATAATGTTGGCTGGACCTTGGGTTATGGACTTCCAACATTGGGTTTGGCTATTTCCATTTCTATTTTCTTGTTGGGCACTCCGTTTTACCGCCATAAACTACCCGCTGGTAGCCCATTCACCAAGATGGCTCGTGTCATTGTGGCTTCATTTCGCAAAGCCAATGCGCCGATGGCTAGTGGCCTCACGAGCTTTCACGAGCTGCCTTCACTTGAATATGAGCGGAAAAGTACCTTCCCCATCCAATCCACCCCAAGTTTACG GTTTTTAGACAGAGCTTCACTCAAAACAGGAACAAACCATAAATGGAATCTATGTACAACCACAGAAgtcgaagaaacaaaacaaatgctACGAATGTTACCTGTCTTGTTCATAACTTTCGTCCCAAGCATGATGATCGCTCAAATCAACACTTTGTTTGTCAAACAAGGAACCACTCTAGACCGGAAGGTCACTGGAGCTTTCAGCATCCCACCAGCTAGTCTCTCCGCATTCGTCACACTCTCGATGCTCATTTCCATAGTCATATACGATCGAGTCTTCGTTAAGCTAACCCGAAAATACACCGGAAATCCAAGAGGCATTACCTTGCTTCAACGAATGGGAATTGGTCTTATCTTTCATATCCTCATCATGATCATCGCATCTGTCACTGAAAG GTATAGACTCAAAATAGCTGCTGATCATGGTCTCATCCATCAAACCGGAGTAAAACTACCTTTGACTATCTTCGTTTTGCTTCCTCAATTCGTGCTAATGGGTATAGCTGATTCATTTCTGGAAGTTGCAAAGTTAGAATTTTTCTATGATCAAGCTCCCGAGAGCATGAAAAGTCTCG ATTCGTATTCCACAACGAGTTTAGCAGTGGGAAACTTCATGAGCAGTTTCTTGTTATCGACAGTGTCCGAGATAACAAAGAAGCGAGGAAGAGGATGGATCTTGAATAATCTTAACGAGTCTAGGTTGGATTATTATTACCTGTTCTTTGCGGTACTCAATCTGGTTAactttgtcttgttcttggtaGTGGTTAGGTTTTATGTATATAGAGCTGAGGTTACTGATTCAGTGGATGTGAAAGAGGAGGAAATGAAAGAGCTTGAATGA